A region of Candidatus Neomarinimicrobiota bacterium DNA encodes the following proteins:
- a CDS encoding DEAD/DEAH box helicase: protein MTEIMHKETRSVETLLTRSERFHPNIVHIHHIEGNEGDFRDFPEELHPDIRHVLKSRGIHRLYSHQAEAWEQTSAGKNITVVTPTASGKTLTYNLPVLHKIIENPKAKALYLFPTKALSQDQMTELHELITALERDIKVYTFDGDTPTSARAAIRKQGNIVVTNPDMLHQGILPHHTKWMQFFQNLEVVVIDEMHIYRGVFGSHMTNVIRRLKRICRFYRSDPLFILCSATIANPGEHAGRLIEDQITVIDRSGAPVSPKTLIFYNPPIINKELGIRASYIKQARYLAEFLIRNNVQTLVFALSRLNVEVLTKYLKDTFDSDRESMGRPEMIAGYRGGYLPNRRREIEKGIRSGQIRGVVSTNALELGIDIGNLDAAILAGYPGSISSTWQQIGRAGRRGKSAIGIFIGRSDPLDQFLMQNPDYFYGQSPEHARMNPDNVMLLVDHIKCAAFELPFQEGNTFGNVAANDLQAILEFLTNGGILHYDNRRWYWSDTAYPAVNVNLRRSPEGNFVVVNTENNHQIIGEVDYSAAILTIYPDAIYLASGQQYIVDKLDWDGRKALVRPTDSDYYTDSIDYTKVKVLTEDEERHARNARVFQGEVQVMTRAVGFKKIRFYTGENTGYGKINLPDLEMATTAYWFTIPNSAIERLPRNRADIVDGLLGISKALHSVASLHIMSEPHDIHKAVGDKSSEWFAMNTITERGIYSAPDENKKSVKLNPEDLENFQPTLFIYDNYPGGIGFSPLLYDAHEKLIRETYSLIKNCTCPNGCPSCVGPSNEVGINTKEIALDILAVLMEPES, encoded by the coding sequence ATGACAGAGATCATGCATAAGGAAACCCGCTCGGTTGAGACTTTATTAACCCGGTCGGAACGCTTTCATCCCAACATAGTCCATATTCATCATATAGAAGGCAACGAGGGAGATTTTCGTGACTTTCCCGAAGAGCTCCATCCGGATATCAGGCATGTTTTGAAATCACGGGGAATTCACCGTCTCTATTCTCATCAGGCGGAGGCCTGGGAACAAACATCTGCCGGTAAAAACATCACAGTCGTCACACCAACTGCTTCGGGAAAGACACTGACTTATAACCTTCCGGTTTTGCATAAAATCATTGAGAATCCCAAAGCCAAAGCCTTGTACCTTTTTCCCACCAAAGCCCTGAGTCAGGATCAGATGACCGAACTCCACGAGTTAATCACGGCCCTGGAGCGGGATATCAAAGTCTACACCTTTGACGGGGATACACCCACCAGTGCACGGGCAGCCATACGGAAGCAGGGCAATATCGTGGTCACAAATCCGGACATGCTCCATCAGGGCATTTTGCCTCATCATACCAAATGGATGCAGTTTTTTCAGAATCTGGAAGTGGTCGTCATCGATGAAATGCATATTTACCGGGGAGTTTTCGGATCCCACATGACCAATGTGATCCGGCGACTGAAACGGATTTGCCGGTTTTACCGTTCAGATCCTCTCTTTATCCTTTGTTCCGCCACCATTGCCAATCCGGGAGAACATGCCGGCCGTTTGATTGAGGATCAGATCACCGTGATTGATCGTTCCGGAGCACCGGTAAGCCCCAAAACCCTGATCTTTTACAATCCGCCTATAATCAATAAAGAACTGGGAATCCGTGCCAGTTACATCAAGCAGGCCCGGTATCTGGCGGAGTTTCTCATTCGGAACAACGTGCAAACGCTTGTCTTTGCCCTTTCACGTCTGAATGTGGAAGTTTTAACAAAATATCTCAAGGATACCTTCGACTCGGACCGGGAATCCATGGGCCGGCCGGAAATGATTGCCGGTTACCGGGGAGGATATCTGCCCAACAGGCGTCGGGAGATTGAAAAAGGAATACGGAGCGGTCAGATACGCGGGGTTGTATCCACAAACGCCCTGGAGCTGGGGATAGACATCGGAAATTTGGATGCGGCCATTCTGGCGGGATATCCGGGGAGCATATCCAGTACCTGGCAACAAATCGGTCGTGCGGGACGACGGGGAAAATCCGCCATCGGTATTTTTATCGGCCGTTCCGACCCGCTGGACCAGTTCCTCATGCAAAACCCCGACTATTTTTACGGGCAGTCCCCGGAACACGCCCGGATGAATCCGGATAATGTGATGCTTCTCGTGGATCATATTAAATGCGCCGCCTTTGAACTCCCCTTCCAGGAGGGGAATACCTTTGGGAACGTGGCGGCGAACGACTTGCAGGCAATTTTGGAATTTCTGACCAATGGCGGTATTTTGCATTATGACAACCGGCGTTGGTACTGGTCTGATACGGCGTATCCGGCCGTGAATGTGAACCTCCGGCGGTCACCCGAAGGGAATTTTGTGGTAGTGAATACGGAAAACAACCATCAAATCATTGGAGAAGTGGATTACAGTGCGGCGATTCTCACCATTTATCCCGATGCCATCTACCTGGCGTCCGGACAGCAATACATTGTAGACAAACTGGACTGGGACGGCCGGAAGGCACTGGTCCGCCCTACCGATTCCGATTACTACACCGATTCCATAGACTATACAAAGGTCAAAGTCTTAACTGAGGACGAAGAACGCCATGCCCGGAATGCCAGGGTTTTTCAGGGAGAAGTACAGGTCATGACCCGGGCGGTAGGATTCAAGAAAATCCGCTTTTATACCGGTGAAAACACAGGTTATGGTAAAATAAACCTGCCGGATCTGGAAATGGCCACTACTGCCTATTGGTTTACCATACCCAACAGTGCAATTGAACGCCTGCCCCGGAATCGGGCGGATATTGTGGATGGTTTGTTGGGCATCAGCAAAGCCCTTCACTCCGTCGCATCACTCCATATCATGAGCGAACCCCATGATATTCATAAAGCCGTGGGAGACAAAAGCTCGGAATGGTTTGCCATGAACACCATTACCGAACGGGGTATCTATTCCGCCCCGGATGAAAACAAGAAATCCGTCAAACTCAATCCGGAGGATCTGGAAAACTTCCAGCCGACATTGTTTATTTACGACAACTACCCCGGAGGCATTGGTTTCAGTCCCCTCCTCTACGATGCCCATGAAAAACTCATCCGGGAAACTTATTCCCTGATTAAAAACTGTACCTGTCCCAATGGATGTCCCTCCTGTGTAGGACCGTCAAATGAAGTAGGAATCAATACCAAAGAAATCGCTCTGGATATTTTAGCCGTTTTGATGGAACCGGAATCCTGA
- a CDS encoding ribonuclease H-like domain-containing protein codes for MKSIKDKLQELYHSSSPFKKHENDGSHVKQQLERIYSRKNEIKHFPDTRLQQQSSGLEELVGGCWINSSFGDIFRAEYSWSLNKLYGNCNLSTIFSIDPRDFSTVFNTPSLSSWESLIFLDTETTGLSGGSGTVAFMIGLGFIKNGLFRVYQYFISRLSHEEGMLEMVRALLDDFHTIVTYNGKIYDIPLLNTRFVMNHLPPLSPEIPHGDLLHHSRNLWKFSQKNCKLTTLEREKLGFERDEDIPGEMIPGVYFEYMRLNRVDLLAKVFIHNRWDIITMLAILIRILKSHERLQAEDNPLDDYAKGRLFRNRMDFERSIAHYRYVLESDITPQRRQKTLLELAAILKKRGDWTDALDAWTEACDSQYPFSYEAYTELAKYYEHRGKNFEKALQVVHKALSRIPGRRQADREALNHRQARLQRKIKAGKKDDRDHA; via the coding sequence ATGAAAAGTATCAAAGACAAACTGCAGGAGCTTTATCACTCCTCCTCTCCCTTTAAGAAGCACGAAAATGATGGGAGTCATGTTAAACAACAGCTTGAACGGATTTACTCCCGTAAAAATGAGATCAAACATTTTCCCGACACACGACTTCAGCAGCAATCTTCCGGTCTGGAAGAGCTTGTGGGTGGCTGTTGGATCAACTCATCTTTCGGCGATATTTTCCGGGCAGAATATTCCTGGAGTTTGAATAAATTATATGGCAATTGTAATCTTTCTACTATTTTCTCTATCGACCCCCGGGACTTTTCTACCGTTTTTAACACTCCATCCCTGTCTTCCTGGGAGTCTCTCATCTTTTTGGATACGGAAACAACCGGCCTCAGCGGCGGTTCCGGAACGGTAGCATTTATGATTGGTCTCGGCTTTATTAAAAACGGCTTATTTCGTGTGTATCAGTACTTTATCTCCCGCCTAAGCCATGAAGAAGGGATGCTTGAAATGGTCCGTGCTCTGCTTGATGATTTTCATACCATCGTGACATACAATGGAAAAATCTACGACATTCCCCTTCTTAACACCCGGTTTGTGATGAATCATCTTCCGCCCCTGAGTCCGGAAATCCCCCATGGAGATTTGCTTCATCACAGCCGCAATTTGTGGAAATTTTCCCAGAAAAACTGCAAGCTGACAACTCTGGAGCGGGAAAAACTGGGTTTCGAACGGGATGAAGATATCCCGGGTGAGATGATTCCGGGTGTGTATTTCGAGTATATGCGCCTGAACCGGGTGGATCTGCTGGCAAAGGTTTTTATTCATAACCGGTGGGATATTATCACTATGCTGGCCATTCTCATCCGCATTCTGAAGAGTCATGAGCGACTTCAGGCAGAAGACAATCCGCTGGATGACTATGCCAAGGGACGTCTTTTCAGGAACCGTATGGATTTTGAACGGAGTATTGCCCATTACCGGTATGTTCTGGAATCGGACATCACACCTCAGCGACGACAGAAAACCCTGCTGGAGCTGGCGGCTATTCTGAAAAAACGGGGAGACTGGACTGATGCACTGGATGCCTGGACGGAAGCCTGTGACTCCCAATATCCCTTTTCATACGAGGCTTACACAGAATTGGCAAAGTACTATGAACACAGGGGAAAGAATTTTGAAAAAGCATTGCAGGTTGTTCATAAGGCTTTATCACGAATACCCGGCCGGCGTCAGGCAGATCGTGAAGCCCTGAATCACAGGCAAGCAAGACTTCAACGTAAAATCAAGGCAGGAAAAAAGGATGACAGAGATCATGCATAA